In Herpetosiphonaceae bacterium, one genomic interval encodes:
- a CDS encoding GNAT family N-acetyltransferase, with product MSHDWQRERYLISTDRSRFDLETIHELLKTSYWAADRPLALILRSIEHSLAFGMYDGTQQIGFARVITDYATFAYLADVIIAERYQGQGLGKWLIQTITSHPELRDIRRWLLITRDAQGLYRQFGFTSLESADRYMVRIVERSPQPSQPRPPSSTA from the coding sequence ATGAGCCACGATTGGCAGCGTGAGCGCTACCTGATCAGCACCGACCGCAGCCGTTTCGATCTTGAGACGATCCATGAGCTGCTCAAAACCTCGTACTGGGCCGCCGATCGACCGCTGGCGCTGATCCTGCGGTCGATCGAGCACTCGCTGGCGTTCGGCATGTACGATGGGACGCAGCAGATCGGATTTGCGCGGGTGATCACGGACTACGCGACGTTCGCCTATCTGGCGGACGTGATCATCGCCGAACGCTACCAGGGGCAGGGCCTCGGCAAGTGGCTGATCCAGACGATCACGAGTCATCCTGAGCTGCGCGACATTCGGCGCTGGCTGCTGATTACCAGGGACGCGCAGGGTCTTTACCGGCAGTTCGGCTTTACCAGCCTGGAGTCTGCCGATCGCTACATGGTGCGGATCGTCGAGCGGTCGCCTCAGCCCTCGCAGCCGCGCCCGCCGTCGAGCACAGCTTGA
- a CDS encoding PhzF family phenazine biosynthesis protein: MTRAYRFLQVDVFTDTAFGGNQLAVFPDASGLSPAEMLALTRELNYSESTFVLPGSAPDRPRVRIFTPGGEIPFAGHPTVGTAFVLAQQGVWPDPQEVVLEENIGPVRVRFQRGAADGLEIWMQHGPPQWGRVFEQRAVVAQSLGLDEAEIDDAPIQVVSTGVPFLFVPIRSLAAIRRIQFDPRPLLPLFGAEPVSVFAVTTETERPGSTVHSRMFAPHTFAIAEDPATGGASGPLGAYLVRYGLVEAALTTRIVSEQGVEMGRPSFISIVVTTADGAISDIWIGGQVVPVAEGTFWLPERGNQDSARGGG, translated from the coding sequence ATGACACGCGCATATCGTTTTTTGCAGGTGGATGTGTTCACCGATACCGCGTTTGGCGGCAATCAGCTGGCGGTCTTCCCCGACGCCTCCGGCCTGAGTCCTGCCGAGATGCTGGCGCTGACCCGCGAGCTAAACTACTCCGAGTCGACCTTTGTGCTGCCGGGGAGCGCGCCCGACCGGCCTCGCGTGCGGATCTTCACGCCCGGCGGCGAGATCCCGTTTGCCGGTCATCCGACGGTCGGGACGGCGTTTGTGCTGGCGCAGCAGGGCGTGTGGCCCGATCCACAGGAGGTCGTATTGGAAGAAAACATCGGCCCGGTGCGGGTCCGCTTCCAGCGCGGCGCAGCAGACGGGCTAGAGATCTGGATGCAGCACGGGCCGCCGCAGTGGGGCCGCGTCTTCGAGCAGCGCGCGGTGGTGGCGCAATCGCTTGGTCTGGACGAGGCCGAGATCGACGACGCGCCGATCCAGGTCGTCTCCACGGGCGTGCCGTTTCTGTTCGTGCCGATCCGCAGCCTGGCGGCGATACGTCGGATTCAGTTCGATCCCAGGCCGCTGCTGCCGCTCTTTGGAGCCGAGCCGGTTTCGGTATTCGCTGTCACTACGGAGACGGAGCGACCCGGCAGCACGGTTCACAGCCGGATGTTCGCGCCGCACACATTTGCCATCGCCGAAGATCCGGCGACGGGCGGCGCAAGCGGGCCGCTGGGCGCGTACCTCGTGCGCTACGGCCTGGTCGAGGCTGCGCTGACGACGCGGATCGTGAGCGAGCAGGGCGTGGAGATGGGACGGCCCAGCTTTATCTCGATCGTCGTAACGACCGCCGACGGCGCGATCAGCGACATCTGGATCGGCGGGCAGGTTGTGCCGGTGGCGGAGGGAACGTTCTGGCTACCGGAGCGTGGCAATCAGGATTCCGCGCGAGGTGGAGGATGA
- a CDS encoding PLP-dependent aminotransferase family protein codes for MQLQIERRSQRPLYLQLVEQIQERIRSGALPAGSRLPPIRQIATELGLTRLTVHNAYAELQADGWIESFVGRGSYVAERPGVKAQMRPSPVLPPVPLLRPGALAEIMRLSHQPEMISFAQAAPALETFPAREFGRMIQHVIAQEGAAIFDYGVSQGEMALREQLAIYLLDRSIQVSAEQLLVVAGAQQGMDIVLRALLNPGDTILVEQPTYLGMIERMQVQGLKLVAVPIDEQGIRPDALETAITQHQPRLLYTIPTFHNPTGICMSAERQEVLLDIAQRHALPILEDDIYGPLSYDGPAPLPLKARDTTGLVIYLTSFSKVLMPGLRIGLLVATPPLLEALVAVKRLSDMHSPQLTQRALSEYLERGHFAAHLRATKALYRERRDAMAVSLQRYFPADVTWNIPGGGLCFWVGLPPGLRSTELYEEAIDHGVAFAPGQVFFPDPSVQGYMRLSFAACPPEAIDRGVRILGELLDEQLMRRQRLRVRSFCETVPMV; via the coding sequence ATGCAGTTGCAGATCGAACGTCGTAGCCAGCGCCCGCTGTATCTCCAGCTTGTCGAGCAGATTCAGGAGCGGATTCGCAGCGGCGCGCTCCCCGCTGGCAGCCGCCTGCCGCCGATCCGTCAGATTGCGACCGAGCTGGGCCTGACCCGGCTGACGGTGCATAACGCCTATGCCGAGCTGCAAGCCGACGGCTGGATCGAGTCGTTTGTAGGGCGCGGCAGCTACGTGGCCGAGCGACCGGGCGTGAAGGCGCAGATGCGTCCGTCGCCGGTGCTGCCGCCCGTGCCGCTGCTGCGTCCTGGCGCGCTGGCCGAGATTATGCGTCTGTCGCATCAGCCTGAGATGATCTCGTTCGCTCAGGCCGCGCCTGCGCTGGAAACCTTTCCCGCGCGCGAGTTCGGGCGAATGATCCAGCATGTCATCGCGCAAGAGGGCGCGGCGATCTTCGACTATGGCGTGAGCCAGGGCGAGATGGCGCTACGAGAGCAACTGGCGATCTACCTGCTGGATCGCTCGATCCAAGTCAGCGCCGAGCAACTGCTGGTGGTCGCGGGCGCGCAGCAGGGCATGGACATTGTCCTACGTGCGCTGCTCAATCCCGGCGATACAATTCTGGTCGAGCAGCCGACCTACCTGGGCATGATCGAGCGGATGCAGGTCCAGGGCCTCAAGCTGGTCGCCGTGCCGATCGACGAGCAAGGCATTCGGCCCGACGCGCTCGAAACCGCGATCACGCAGCATCAGCCGCGCCTGCTCTACACGATCCCGACGTTCCATAACCCGACAGGCATCTGTATGAGCGCCGAGCGGCAGGAGGTGCTGCTCGACATCGCCCAGCGGCACGCGCTGCCGATCCTGGAAGATGACATTTACGGCCCATTGTCCTACGATGGCCCCGCGCCGCTGCCGCTCAAGGCACGCGATACGACCGGCCTGGTGATCTATCTGACCAGCTTCTCCAAGGTGCTGATGCCAGGGCTGCGCATCGGCCTGCTGGTCGCTACGCCGCCGCTGCTGGAAGCGCTGGTCGCCGTGAAGCGCCTGTCCGATATGCACTCGCCGCAGCTTACCCAGCGCGCATTGTCCGAGTATCTGGAGCGAGGACATTTCGCGGCGCATCTCCGCGCTACCAAGGCGTTGTACCGCGAGCGACGCGACGCGATGGCGGTCAGCTTGCAGCGCTACTTCCCGGCGGATGTTACCTGGAACATACCAGGCGGCGGGCTGTGCTTCTGGGTTGGCCTGCCGCCCGGCCTGCGCTCGACCGAGCTGTACGAGGAGGCGATCGATCACGGCGTGGCCTTCGCGCCCGGCCAGGTCTTCTTCCCCGATCCATCGGTGCAGGGTTACATGCGGCTCTCGTTCGCGGCCTGCCCGCCCGAAGCGATCGACCGGGGCGTACGTATTCTGGGTGAGCTACTGGACGAGCAGCTTATGCGGCGGCAGCGGCTGCGCGTCCGCTCGTTCTGTGAAACAGTACCGATGGTGTAG
- a CDS encoding YtxH domain-containing protein: protein MKVLKTIFRAFLFGVGVGILMAPRAGSETRRMLSEKLNNVLEGAGDLADKLDRSSSEGDTSGMESREVGSAASI from the coding sequence ATGAAAGTGCTTAAGACCATCTTCCGAGCGTTCTTATTTGGTGTGGGCGTGGGCATCCTGATGGCTCCACGAGCCGGGAGCGAAACTCGCCGAATGCTGAGCGAGAAGCTGAACAATGTGCTCGAAGGCGCTGGCGATCTGGCCGATAAGCTGGATCGTTCATCGTCGGAGGGCGACACGAGCGGCATGGAATCGCGTGAGGTTGGCAGCGCCGCATCGATCTAA
- a CDS encoding YtxH domain-containing protein — protein sequence MYEQEDTSWSFTIGLFVGAIVGAALASLFTPRSGPENRELVLEKGLVLKDRVTDATTSVATSVKDTTQSAVESVKGTTQSAVESVKDVTSTAATKVSDTVGTVKEKASTAAEKVSGAATSTVEKLQDVASTAAEKVSEATSTTVEKLQDVASTAAEKVSEVTSTAADKARELTGRGQQTEQDTEIELPSAADLASEARYDAEDVRPAATTTTSTEDMRPAVMTATPTDTITVQPNVPVTPTTSEEETTYAGTAPTVAGTTQKSTASAAAKKAARELASPEQFETTDADLGTSSGSSAATNTRTVAGTDADVREVSEGADRSG from the coding sequence ATGTACGAGCAAGAAGATACAAGTTGGAGCTTTACGATCGGCTTGTTTGTGGGCGCGATCGTCGGGGCGGCGCTGGCAAGCCTGTTTACGCCGCGCAGCGGGCCGGAGAATCGTGAGCTGGTGCTCGAAAAAGGGCTGGTGCTCAAGGATCGCGTCACAGATGCGACCACCTCGGTCGCGACGAGCGTAAAGGACACGACGCAGAGCGCGGTCGAGAGCGTGAAGGGCACGACACAGAGCGCGGTCGAGAGCGTGAAGGACGTGACCAGTACCGCCGCGACGAAGGTCAGCGATACCGTCGGGACCGTGAAGGAAAAAGCAAGTACCGCCGCCGAAAAAGTGAGCGGGGCCGCCACGTCGACTGTCGAGAAGCTTCAGGATGTCGCCAGCACCGCCGCCGAGAAGGTCAGCGAAGCGACCAGCACGACGGTTGAGAAGCTTCAGGATGTCGCCAGCACCGCCGCCGAGAAGGTCAGCGAAGTCACCAGCACCGCCGCCGACAAGGCCCGCGAGCTGACCGGGCGCGGCCAGCAGACGGAGCAGGATACCGAGATCGAGCTGCCCAGCGCGGCGGATCTGGCGAGCGAGGCGCGCTACGACGCCGAAGATGTGCGTCCGGCAGCGACGACAACCACGTCGACCGAAGATATGCGTCCGGCGGTGATGACAGCCACGCCGACCGATACGATCACCGTGCAGCCAAATGTGCCGGTGACGCCGACGACGAGCGAAGAAGAGACGACGTACGCAGGCACCGCGCCCACGGTCGCTGGCACGACGCAGAAGTCGACGGCTTCGGCTGCGGCGAAGAAGGCTGCGCGTGAGCTTGCCAGCCCGGAGCAGTTCGAGACGACGGATGCCGATCTGGGTACGTCGAGCGGCTCGTCGGCTGCGACGAATACGCGCACGGTTGCCGGTACGGATGCCGATGTTCGTGAGGTGTCGGAGGGCGCTGATCGCAGCGGCTAA
- a CDS encoding ABC transporter permease, producing the protein MLKPFIRLFSFFAKELAEVRRQPRLLLSLVLGPFLILLIFGLGFSGEQPRLRTILVVPPDKADDPRVQQFREVISQANFDVVDVMTDEQAAVERLRRNRGTLDVVEVLPADVDQVVGRQQPSQIKVLYNEIDPTQAQWIQYLSYVQVKELNTELLISAVSGSREQAGNVQQYIASTREELQQIQTGLSAAQSPQARAAIQRLRNNSGLILAGLALSSQNSANQTAQSDVQSIQQSLDALDQAMERGQVDEQRRRIEEINDRLSRVEDVASQIQAVPPEVLVSPLQGVPQNVAQQQPNFIAYYAPGVLALLLQHMAVTLAALSLVRENLLGSTELFRVAPVSSLQIIIGKYIGFILFIGVIVTLLVLLMIANIPIGSTGFALGLAVPFVGDALSFVGTVLLVTVASLGLGFLISAVSKSESQAVQLSMISLLASVFFSGFFLPLRNFAPFVRWLAFLLPVTHGVQAFQSIMLRGFLPTYETLGWLGGIALVCFLLAWIIWRSNLKRR; encoded by the coding sequence ATGCTTAAGCCATTTATTCGTCTGTTTTCGTTCTTCGCAAAAGAGCTGGCCGAGGTGCGCCGACAGCCTCGGCTGCTGCTAAGCCTGGTGCTGGGGCCGTTTCTGATCCTGCTGATCTTTGGCCTGGGCTTCTCCGGCGAGCAGCCGCGTCTGCGCACGATCCTGGTGGTGCCGCCCGACAAAGCGGACGATCCGCGCGTCCAGCAGTTTCGTGAGGTGATCAGCCAGGCGAACTTCGACGTTGTGGATGTGATGACAGACGAGCAGGCGGCGGTGGAGCGGCTGCGGCGCAACCGGGGCACGCTGGATGTGGTCGAGGTGCTGCCCGCGGATGTCGATCAGGTCGTTGGACGCCAGCAGCCGTCACAGATCAAGGTGCTGTACAATGAGATCGATCCGACGCAGGCGCAGTGGATTCAATATCTGTCCTATGTGCAGGTCAAAGAGCTGAACACGGAGCTGCTGATCTCGGCGGTCAGCGGCTCGCGCGAGCAGGCGGGCAACGTTCAGCAGTACATCGCCAGTACGCGCGAGGAGCTTCAGCAGATCCAGACAGGATTAAGCGCGGCGCAAAGCCCGCAGGCGCGCGCGGCGATTCAGCGGCTGCGCAACAACAGCGGCCTGATCCTGGCGGGTCTGGCGCTATCTTCGCAAAATAGCGCAAACCAAACGGCGCAAAGCGATGTACAATCGATCCAGCAGAGCTTAGACGCGCTCGATCAGGCGATGGAGCGGGGCCAGGTTGACGAGCAGCGCAGGCGCATCGAGGAGATCAACGATCGGCTGAGCCGGGTTGAGGATGTCGCATCGCAGATCCAGGCGGTGCCGCCCGAAGTGCTGGTTTCGCCGCTACAGGGCGTGCCGCAGAACGTCGCGCAGCAGCAGCCGAATTTTATCGCGTACTACGCGCCCGGCGTGCTGGCGCTTCTGCTGCAACACATGGCCGTCACGCTGGCGGCGCTCTCGCTGGTGCGCGAGAATCTGCTGGGCTCGACCGAGCTGTTCCGAGTCGCGCCGGTCAGCAGCTTGCAGATCATCATCGGCAAATACATCGGCTTTATCCTGTTCATCGGCGTGATCGTCACGCTGCTGGTGCTGCTGATGATCGCGAACATACCGATCGGGAGCACGGGCTTTGCGCTGGGGCTGGCGGTGCCCTTCGTCGGCGATGCGCTCTCGTTTGTCGGCACGGTGCTGCTGGTAACGGTCGCGTCGCTGGGCCTAGGCTTTCTGATCTCGGCAGTTTCAAAGTCGGAAAGCCAGGCGGTGCAGCTTTCGATGATCTCGCTGCTGGCGTCGGTCTTCTTTAGCGGCTTTTTCTTGCCGCTGCGGAATTTCGCGCCGTTCGTGCGCTGGCTGGCGTTTTTGCTGCCGGTGACGCATGGCGTGCAGGCGTTTCAGAGCATCATGCTGCGGGGATTCCTGCCCACGTATGAGACGCTCGGCTGGCTGGGCGGGATTGCACTGGTCTGTTTTCTGCTAGCCTGGATCATCTGGCGATCGAACCTGAAAAGGAGGTAG